The following proteins are encoded in a genomic region of Rattus rattus isolate New Zealand chromosome 2, Rrattus_CSIRO_v1, whole genome shotgun sequence:
- the Tmem138 gene encoding transmembrane protein 138: protein MLQTSNYSLVLSLQFLLLSYDLFVNSFSELLRMAPVIQLVLFIIQDIAILFNIIIIFLMFFNTFVFQAGLVNLLFHKFKGTIILTSVYLALSISLHVWVMNVRWKDSSSFRWTNGLQTLFVFQRLAAVLYCYFYKRTAVRLGDPRFYQDSLWLRKEFMQVRR, encoded by the exons ATGCTTCAGACCAGTAACTATAGCCTGGTGCTCTCCCTGCAGTTCCTGTTGCTGTCCTATGACCTGTTCGTCAATTCCTTCTCGGAGCTACTACGAATGGCTCCTGTTATCCAGCTCGTGCTGTTCAT CATCCAGGATATTGCAATCCTCTTCAACATCATCATAATTTTCCTCATGTTCTTCAACACCTTCgtcttccaggctggcctggtcaACCTCCTGTTCCATAAGTTCAAAGGGACCATCATTCTGACGTCTGTGTACCTCGCCCTCAGCATCTCCCTGCATGTGTGGGTCATG AACGTGCGATGGAAAGACTCCAGCAGCTTCAGATGGACAAATGGCCTGCAGACACTGTTTGTATTCCAGAGACTAG CCGCAGTGCTGTACTGCTATTTCTACAAAAGGACAGCCGTGAGACTAGGTGACCCCCGCTTCTACCAGGACTCACTGTGGCTGCGCAAGGAGTTCATGCAAGTCCGAAGGTGA